TTTCTtcacatgtactgtaatgtTGTCTTTGCTGCAGCCCAAGACCAATATCACTGCTGGTCTGCAATATCAAACATCACAGGAGGTAATGATGTTTGGCATGTTATCCGTGGGATCAAACTGCTCTTTTCTTTACATTAACAGTGTTTTGCTGTTCACCCTGAGGAGTAAGCAGGTGTTTTGTGAGACATCTCGTTACATCCTGCTGTACAACTTGCTCTTTGCAGACACCGCTCACATGGCAATAGCAGTTCTGCTTTACTTACTGGCTGCCTTACGGATAAACCTGATATATTTACCATGTGGTCTCCTTATCTTACTCTCAAATTTGACAGCCACAATCTCCCCTCTCACCTTggctgtgatgtcacttgagAGATATGTGGCTGTATGTTATCCACTGAGGCATGCTACTGTCTTCAACATGAGAAGCACAGGCATAGCCATTGCAGTGGTTTGGTCTTTCAGTTTGATTAACATCGTCATTCGTGGTTTCATGTTGTCATATGTGTTGACAGACTTCTCCCTGATGCAGATGGGTGTCTTTTGCTCTAAAGAGGCGTTTGTTTTTGCACCAATGTTAAAAGTTTTTGAAGAAGTGTATGCCAGCACTCTGTTTCTGTCAATAGGTGTGGTAATCATCGGCTCCTACATTGGTGTAGCACTCGTAGCCAGGTCTGTCTCAAAAGACAAAACCTCGGCCAGAAAGGCTCTTCAGACTCTCCTGCTTCACATGATTCAGCTAATCCTGATTCTCACCTCCACCTTTGCCTCTAAATTCATCATAACCTTTGCTAGAATAGTGGGGAGATTGGCCCTTATGCGTATTTACAATGTATGCTTTGTGTGCTTGAATATCCTTCCAAGGTGTCTGAGTGCTCTCATTTATGGTCTCAGGGATCAAACTATCAGAGCGGCCCTCATGCAGAATCTGTGCTGTCAGTGCAGATGTTCAGTTGTATTCAGCAAGAGCCAGTGAGAAATTTAACAAACCCtaattttatgtttgttttctgacataTATTTCAAGTGATAATAATTGTAATACACAGCTGTGTTTACCAAGAGGTTTagataaaaagaaatacattaatgttcgtaaattcattttataatacatttgtgcacatttgtgtgttGGTCTTGCCTTGTGAGTGCATATTAAGTCTGATTT
This Scomber scombrus chromosome 14, fScoSco1.1, whole genome shotgun sequence DNA region includes the following protein-coding sequences:
- the LOC133993605 gene encoding odorant receptor 131-2-like: MAIAVLLYLLAALRINLIYLPCGLLILLSNLTATISPLTLAVMSLERYVAVCYPLRHATVFNMRSTGIAIAVVWSFSLINIVIRGFMLSYVLTDFSLMQMGVFCSKEAFVFAPMLKVFEEVYASTLFLSIGVVIIGSYIGVALVARSVSKDKTSARKALQTLLLHMIQLILILTSTFASKFIITFARIVGRLALMRIYNVCFVCLNILPRCLSALIYGLRDQTIRAALMQNLCCQCRCSVVFSKSQ